The following are encoded together in the Kribbella sp. CA-293567 genome:
- a CDS encoding LacI family DNA-binding transcriptional regulator: protein MPRITIKEIARRAGVSKGAVSYALNNQPGVSEATRARVLRVAEELEWVPNRAARQLSAARSETFGLVLARTAETLSEEPFYMGFVGGVESVLSDRSYALALQVVPDLDSEMATYRKWAAERRVDGVLVVDLRVDDPRIPLLRKLDLPAVLVGDPALADGLACVWTDGTTAMYAAIEHVASLGHRVVARVAGPPDHGHVWIRDQAFAAVSRRLGLEARVVHTDFSGEGGAAATRELLSAEGRPTAIVYDNDLMAVAGLSVVNELGFSSPGDVTLVAWDDSTLCRLTHPTLTAMSHNIVAYGAEVAHRLFGLLEGALPESHLYSTPALVVRGSSGPPPA, encoded by the coding sequence GTGCCCCGAATCACGATCAAGGAGATTGCCCGACGGGCCGGCGTCTCCAAAGGCGCGGTGTCGTACGCGCTGAACAACCAGCCGGGGGTCAGTGAGGCCACCCGGGCTCGTGTGCTGAGGGTCGCCGAGGAGCTGGAGTGGGTGCCCAACCGGGCTGCCCGGCAACTCTCGGCGGCGCGTAGTGAGACCTTCGGTCTGGTCCTGGCGCGGACCGCCGAGACCCTGAGTGAGGAACCGTTCTACATGGGCTTCGTCGGTGGCGTGGAGTCCGTGCTGAGCGACCGGTCGTACGCGCTCGCCCTCCAGGTCGTGCCGGACCTGGACAGCGAGATGGCGACGTACCGGAAGTGGGCCGCCGAGCGCCGTGTGGACGGCGTACTGGTGGTCGACCTGCGGGTCGACGATCCGCGCATTCCGCTGCTGCGCAAGCTCGACCTTCCCGCGGTACTGGTCGGGGATCCGGCCCTCGCGGACGGGTTGGCCTGCGTCTGGACCGACGGAACGACGGCGATGTACGCCGCGATCGAGCACGTCGCGTCGCTCGGTCACCGGGTGGTCGCCCGGGTTGCCGGGCCGCCGGACCACGGGCACGTGTGGATCCGGGACCAGGCGTTCGCCGCGGTGAGCCGGCGGCTCGGGCTGGAGGCCCGGGTCGTGCACACCGACTTCTCCGGTGAGGGCGGGGCCGCGGCGACACGGGAGCTCTTGTCGGCGGAGGGGAGGCCGACGGCGATCGTCTACGACAACGACCTGATGGCCGTCGCGGGCCTGTCGGTGGTGAACGAACTCGGGTTCAGTTCACCCGGCGACGTCACCCTGGTGGCCTGGGACGACTCGACGTTGTGCCGGTTGACCCATCCGACCCTGACCGCGATGAGCCACAACATCGTTGCCTATGGCGCCGAAGTCGCGCACCGGCTGTTCGGCCTGCTGGAAGGCGCGTTGCCGGAATCGCACCTGTACTCCACCCCCGCGCTGGTGGTCCGCGGCAGCTCAGGCCCACCACCCGCCTGA
- a CDS encoding class I SAM-dependent methyltransferase translates to MLVTSRSYQEYEAMFDLSELPGSVLDCCAGGSSFTAEAAARGVDAVAVDPAYELPAAELLESVRRSLPDGAQIVDQHAGSFVWTWYGDPGRRDEMRIEAADRFLQDVSVTPERYVAGGLPALPFEDGQFDLVLCSHLIFTWAGTYDRDWHLAALRELIRVSRDEVRIFPLVQQGAGEPVRYLPELLDALRPVRSEIRKVPYEFQAGADEMLVLTR, encoded by the coding sequence ATGTTGGTGACGTCTCGCTCGTACCAGGAGTACGAGGCGATGTTCGACCTGTCCGAGCTGCCCGGCTCGGTGCTCGACTGTTGCGCCGGCGGGTCGAGCTTCACCGCCGAGGCCGCCGCGCGGGGTGTCGATGCCGTCGCGGTCGATCCGGCGTACGAGCTGCCCGCGGCGGAGCTGCTCGAATCCGTACGCCGGAGCCTGCCGGACGGTGCGCAGATCGTCGATCAGCACGCCGGCAGCTTCGTCTGGACCTGGTACGGCGATCCCGGGCGCCGGGACGAGATGCGCATCGAGGCGGCCGACCGCTTCCTGCAGGACGTGTCGGTGACACCTGAGCGGTATGTCGCGGGCGGCCTGCCGGCGCTGCCGTTCGAGGACGGGCAGTTCGACCTGGTGCTCTGCTCGCACCTGATCTTCACCTGGGCCGGCACCTACGACCGTGACTGGCATCTGGCCGCGCTGCGGGAACTGATCCGGGTCAGCCGCGACGAGGTGCGGATCTTTCCGCTGGTACAGCAAGGCGCCGGCGAACCGGTCCGGTATCTCCCGGAACTGCTCGACGCCCTGCGGCCGGTCCGGTCCGAGATCCGCAAGGTGCCCTACGAGTTCCAGGCCGGCGCCGACGAGATGCTGGTGCTCACGCGCTGA
- a CDS encoding molybdopterin-dependent oxidoreductase has translation MATVRRTSCNLCEAICGVLVTVESGRVTDIRGDEADPLSRGHICPKAVALRDLQEDPDRLTQPVRRTATGWQELGWDEAYAYVASRLRAVQETSGRNAIGVYLGNPNVHSVGAMTHMPAVVRLLKTRNRFSATSVDQLPHMLAVHLLYGHQLMVPVADIDRTSYLLILGANPLASNGSMMTAPGFGRRLKELRKRGGRVVVIDPRRTETAAVADEHHFVRPGTDAAFLLALIHQILLDGSARPAAYVDGLDTVEEVTREWTPERAASVTGIAAGDIRRIAREFAAAETAACYGRLGVSTQQFGAICQWAVQVLNVITGNLDRPGGSMFPRPAVDTLRGIGRGHLGAWKSRVRSLPEFGGELPTSVMAEEILTPGDGQIRAMVTIAGNPVLSTPNGRRLDEALETLDFMVSVDPYINETTRHADVILPPTPPLEREHYDLAFHQLAVRNTARWNDAVLPRPSESRHDWEIFRGLGLALLGSAGGGLRQKAITALRLRLSPRRVVDLGLRVGPYRLSVRKLRRSAGGVDLGPLQPALPGALYTKNKRIHLAPALILDDLPRAASVLLAAAPADDGLLLIGRRHLRSNNSWMHNSARLVKGKPRHQLLMNPADLSARELSDGQLVEITSASGVISVEVAASNEMMPGVVSLPHGFGHNRPGTRLSVANQVAGASANDLTDSAFTDPVAGTAALNGVPVTVTAAPA, from the coding sequence ATGGCGACCGTCCGGCGTACTTCGTGCAACCTGTGTGAGGCCATCTGCGGCGTGCTGGTGACCGTCGAGAGCGGGCGGGTCACCGACATCCGCGGCGACGAAGCGGATCCGCTGTCGCGCGGGCACATCTGCCCGAAGGCGGTGGCATTGCGCGACCTGCAGGAGGATCCCGACCGCCTGACCCAGCCAGTACGGCGTACTGCGACCGGCTGGCAGGAGCTCGGCTGGGACGAGGCCTATGCCTACGTCGCCTCTCGGCTGCGGGCCGTGCAGGAGACGTCGGGGCGCAACGCGATCGGCGTCTACCTCGGCAACCCGAACGTGCACAGCGTCGGCGCGATGACCCACATGCCGGCGGTGGTCCGGCTGCTGAAGACCCGCAACCGCTTCAGTGCCACGTCGGTCGATCAACTGCCGCACATGCTGGCCGTCCATCTGCTCTACGGGCATCAGTTGATGGTTCCGGTGGCGGACATCGACCGCACGTCGTACCTGTTGATACTCGGGGCGAATCCGCTCGCCTCGAACGGGAGCATGATGACCGCGCCGGGATTCGGGCGACGGCTGAAAGAGCTGCGCAAGCGCGGCGGCCGGGTCGTGGTGATCGATCCGCGGCGGACCGAGACGGCAGCGGTCGCCGATGAGCACCACTTCGTCCGGCCGGGAACGGATGCCGCGTTCCTGCTGGCGCTGATCCACCAGATTCTGCTCGACGGTTCGGCGAGACCGGCGGCGTACGTGGACGGACTCGACACCGTCGAGGAGGTGACCCGGGAGTGGACCCCGGAGCGCGCGGCCTCGGTGACGGGAATCGCGGCGGGCGACATCCGGCGGATCGCCCGGGAGTTCGCCGCGGCCGAGACGGCTGCTTGTTACGGGCGGCTCGGGGTGTCGACGCAGCAGTTCGGCGCGATCTGCCAATGGGCGGTGCAGGTGCTGAACGTCATCACCGGCAACCTCGATCGGCCGGGTGGCTCGATGTTTCCGCGACCGGCGGTCGACACGCTGCGCGGGATCGGGCGGGGACACCTCGGCGCCTGGAAGAGCCGGGTGCGCTCGCTGCCCGAGTTCGGTGGAGAGCTGCCGACGTCGGTGATGGCCGAGGAGATCCTGACGCCGGGCGACGGGCAGATCCGCGCGATGGTGACGATCGCGGGCAATCCGGTGCTGTCGACGCCGAACGGGCGGCGGCTCGACGAGGCGCTCGAGACGCTGGACTTCATGGTCAGCGTGGACCCCTACATCAACGAAACCACCCGGCACGCTGACGTGATCCTGCCGCCGACGCCGCCCCTGGAACGCGAGCACTACGACCTGGCCTTCCACCAGCTCGCCGTACGGAACACGGCGCGGTGGAACGACGCCGTACTGCCGAGGCCGTCGGAGTCCCGGCACGACTGGGAGATCTTCCGCGGTCTCGGCCTGGCACTGCTCGGCAGTGCCGGCGGTGGCCTTCGGCAGAAGGCGATCACGGCACTGCGGTTGCGGCTGTCACCGCGTCGGGTGGTGGATCTCGGGTTGCGGGTCGGGCCCTACCGGTTGTCCGTGCGAAAACTGCGGAGGTCCGCCGGTGGCGTGGATCTGGGACCGCTGCAGCCGGCTCTGCCGGGTGCGCTGTACACGAAGAACAAGAGGATCCATCTCGCACCGGCGCTGATCCTCGACGACCTGCCGCGCGCCGCCTCGGTCCTGCTCGCGGCCGCGCCCGCCGACGACGGGCTGTTGCTGATCGGTCGGCGGCACCTGCGCAGCAACAACTCCTGGATGCACAACTCCGCCCGCCTGGTGAAGGGCAAGCCGCGTCACCAGCTGCTGATGAACCCCGCCGACCTGTCCGCCCGCGAGCTCTCGGACGGGCAACTGGTCGAGATCACCTCGGCCAGCGGCGTCATCTCCGTTGAAGTTGCCGCTAGCAACGAGATGATGCCCGGCGTGGTCAGTCTCCCGCACGGCTTCGGCCACAACCGCCCGGGTACACGACTGTCGGTCGCCAACCAGGTCGCCGGGGCCAGCGCCAACGACCTCACCGACAGCGCGTTCACCGACCCGGTGGCCGGCACCGCGGCCCTCAACGGCGTCCCTGTAACGGTCACCGCGGCACCCGCCTGA
- a CDS encoding Pr6Pr family membrane protein, which yields MTTASGRVWHGVTAAVVAIGVVTQCLVSATSSGGEGFYRENPERVLNVFAYFTIQSNLLLGVTCLLLALGAGRQDSTLFKTLRLNGVLCIAVTGIVYHLVLAGTDSPTGWGWVANLLLHTATPLLGVLGWLLAGPRGRTSPRIAGWSIVFPLLWLAFTLIRGEGTGFYPYPFVDVGDHGYGQVLLNCLFVALLFLALAAGATLLDRRIGRRPVER from the coding sequence ATGACAACGGCTTCAGGGCGGGTCTGGCACGGTGTCACCGCGGCGGTGGTCGCGATCGGCGTGGTGACACAGTGCCTGGTGTCAGCGACCTCCAGCGGCGGTGAGGGCTTCTACCGGGAGAACCCCGAGCGGGTGCTCAACGTCTTCGCCTACTTCACGATCCAGTCCAATCTGCTGCTCGGCGTGACGTGTCTGCTGCTGGCTCTCGGGGCCGGCCGGCAGGACAGCACTCTGTTCAAGACGCTGCGACTCAACGGGGTGCTCTGCATCGCGGTGACCGGAATCGTCTACCACCTGGTGCTGGCCGGCACGGACAGTCCGACGGGCTGGGGGTGGGTGGCGAATCTTCTGCTCCACACGGCTACCCCGCTGCTCGGCGTACTGGGGTGGTTGCTGGCCGGGCCGCGTGGCCGGACCAGCCCGCGGATCGCCGGCTGGTCGATCGTCTTTCCGCTGCTCTGGCTGGCCTTCACCCTGATCCGCGGCGAGGGCACGGGCTTCTATCCCTACCCGTTCGTCGATGTCGGCGACCACGGTTATGGACAGGTTCTGCTGAACTGTCTGTTCGTGGCGCTACTGTTCCTGGCTCTGGCCGCCGGGGCGACACTTCTCGACCGCCGGATCGGTAGACGACCCGTCGAGAGGTAG
- a CDS encoding AAA family ATPase has product MQTEGVIVVSGIMAAGKSTVSQLLAERFQYGVHLRGDVFRRMIVSGKASSAIENGAEAQKQLKLRYRLACQAADGYAQGGFTVVLEDVVIGELLREFLDGIQTRPRYLVVLTPRPDVIHDRLGYGHEHSVDELDYELHAFSPRRGLWLDNSDLSPHETVDAILGRLDEARFE; this is encoded by the coding sequence ATGCAGACCGAGGGGGTGATCGTCGTCAGCGGGATCATGGCGGCCGGAAAATCCACCGTCTCCCAACTGCTCGCGGAACGTTTCCAGTACGGCGTCCATCTGCGCGGCGACGTGTTCCGCCGGATGATCGTCAGCGGCAAGGCGTCGTCCGCGATCGAGAACGGCGCCGAGGCCCAGAAACAGCTCAAACTGCGCTACCGGCTGGCCTGCCAGGCCGCCGACGGCTACGCGCAGGGCGGTTTCACCGTCGTCCTGGAGGACGTGGTGATCGGCGAACTGCTGCGGGAGTTCCTGGACGGCATCCAGACCCGTCCGCGCTACCTGGTCGTCCTGACGCCCCGGCCCGACGTGATCCACGACCGGCTCGGCTACGGCCACGAGCACTCGGTCGACGAGCTCGACTACGAACTGCACGCCTTCAGCCCGCGCCGCGGCCTGTGGCTGGACAACTCCGACCTGTCCCCGCACGAGACCGTGGACGCGATCCTCGGCCGGCTCGACGAGGCCCGGTTCGAGTAG
- a CDS encoding TetR/AcrR family transcriptional regulator, whose product MPKIVDHDARREEIAQALWRVIRRDGIRAASVRTVAAEAGWSAGAVRYYFPDQDGLISFAMDLVARRVRARITAIEPTGTPTEIALRYLEEVIPLDTERKAEFDIWLSFTAQAQAESGAGGLRELLGPVHEGLRLLCEQLLQSLSEAGALRPDLPLQLEVDRLHGLIDGLALHAATQPLHTTPDRVREILRAHLRELQP is encoded by the coding sequence ATGCCAAAGATCGTCGACCACGACGCCCGCCGCGAGGAGATCGCCCAAGCGCTGTGGCGGGTGATCCGTCGCGACGGCATCCGCGCCGCCTCGGTCCGGACCGTCGCCGCCGAGGCCGGCTGGTCCGCGGGCGCGGTCCGCTACTACTTCCCCGACCAGGACGGCCTGATCAGTTTCGCGATGGACCTGGTCGCCCGCCGGGTGCGGGCCCGGATCACCGCCATCGAGCCGACCGGTACGCCGACCGAGATCGCCCTGCGCTATCTGGAGGAGGTGATCCCGCTCGACACCGAGCGGAAGGCCGAGTTCGACATCTGGCTCTCCTTCACCGCCCAGGCCCAGGCCGAGTCGGGCGCCGGCGGTCTACGCGAACTCCTCGGCCCGGTCCACGAAGGACTCCGCCTGCTGTGCGAGCAACTGCTGCAAAGCCTGTCCGAAGCAGGGGCACTTCGTCCTGACCTGCCGCTTCAACTCGAGGTCGACCGGCTGCACGGATTGATCGACGGACTGGCCCTGCACGCCGCCACCCAGCCCCTGCACACCACCCCGGACCGGGTCCGGGAGATCCTCCGCGCGCACCTGCGTGAGCTGCAGCCGTAG
- a CDS encoding transglycosylase family protein yields MSKARHARPRRSTRRVVRTLSIAGLGAGITAAGAGGAFAADYQVKAGDTLSEIAQATGADWHQLAELNNLENPDLILIGQTLKLDGVPSTAARQTERKRTVAKKGSAEQPRTVKKVKTVKKRVVERKERSSRSEDRPSNNSSSKANLSGAWAKVANCESSGNPRAVNPAGYYGLFQFDLQTWKSVGGSGNPAKASAAEQLMRAKKLYSQRGAQPWPVCGKYLR; encoded by the coding sequence ATGTCCAAAGCTCGACACGCCCGTCCCCGCCGAAGTACCCGGCGGGTCGTCCGGACCCTCTCCATCGCCGGCCTCGGCGCCGGAATCACCGCCGCAGGCGCGGGAGGTGCGTTCGCCGCCGACTACCAGGTCAAGGCCGGCGACACCCTCTCCGAGATCGCGCAGGCCACCGGTGCCGACTGGCACCAGCTGGCCGAGCTGAACAATCTCGAGAACCCGGACCTGATCCTGATCGGCCAGACCCTCAAGCTCGACGGCGTCCCCTCGACCGCCGCCCGGCAGACCGAGCGGAAGCGCACCGTCGCGAAGAAGGGCTCCGCGGAGCAGCCCCGCACGGTGAAGAAGGTCAAGACGGTCAAGAAGCGCGTGGTCGAGCGCAAGGAGCGGAGCAGCCGCTCCGAGGACCGTCCTTCGAACAACAGCAGCAGCAAGGCCAACCTGAGCGGCGCCTGGGCCAAGGTCGCCAACTGCGAGTCCAGCGGTAACCCCAGGGCCGTGAACCCGGCCGGCTACTACGGGCTGTTCCAGTTCGACCTGCAGACCTGGAAGAGCGTCGGCGGCTCGGGCAACCCGGCCAAGGCGTCGGCGGCCGAGCAGCTGATGCGGGCGAAGAAGCTGTACTCCCAGCGAGGCGCACAGCCTTGGCCGGTGTGCGGCAAGTACCTGCGCTGA
- a CDS encoding 2TM domain-containing protein yields the protein MLLAVIAGCEIGFWVLLAAGMLTRYLLRMPRLGMVLLAMVPLVDVVMLVASVIDIRSGGEPSFKHSLAAIFIGVSVGFGHRSLKWADGWAAYRFADGPRPVKPKKGTRAKARHERQGWYRHVLAYAVGVGVMVALGLLSGKGFDALLGPAWTWTIVLVIDGFVSFSYTGEVEEQEPSESRTLRV from the coding sequence GTGCTGCTCGCAGTGATCGCCGGGTGTGAGATCGGGTTCTGGGTGTTGCTCGCGGCAGGGATGCTGACCCGCTACCTGCTGCGGATGCCGCGGCTGGGCATGGTGCTGCTCGCGATGGTGCCGCTGGTCGACGTCGTGATGCTGGTCGCCAGCGTGATCGACATCCGCTCCGGCGGCGAGCCGTCGTTCAAGCACTCACTGGCCGCGATCTTCATCGGCGTCAGCGTCGGCTTCGGTCACCGCAGCCTGAAGTGGGCCGACGGCTGGGCGGCGTACAGGTTTGCCGACGGGCCCCGGCCGGTGAAGCCGAAGAAGGGCACCCGGGCGAAGGCGCGGCACGAGCGTCAGGGCTGGTACCGGCACGTCCTCGCGTACGCCGTCGGCGTCGGCGTGATGGTCGCCCTGGGGCTGCTGTCCGGCAAGGGCTTCGACGCACTGCTCGGCCCGGCATGGACCTGGACGATCGTGCTGGTGATCGACGGTTTCGTCTCGTTCAGCTACACCGGCGAGGTCGAGGAGCAGGAGCCGTCCGAAAGCCGTACATTGCGAGTATGA
- a CDS encoding response regulator transcription factor: MIRVVLGHRGTMVRGALAAVLARENDLDVVAEVDRSDDVLTSIGRRPHVVLLDPQLPGRIGIEDLCRRLTGPGVLVLIDHEAIAATSLALVKQAPRIGLIATDSSTDQLVEAIRDVAKGLPVVDVRLAVAALKAGDNPLTDRECEVLRQVTTGATAQEVARTLSLSAGTVRNYLSRILSKTGARSRIEAIRKAQDAGWI; encoded by the coding sequence GTGATCCGAGTAGTCCTCGGCCACCGCGGCACGATGGTGCGAGGCGCACTGGCCGCGGTGCTGGCACGAGAGAACGACCTGGACGTGGTGGCCGAGGTGGACCGCTCGGACGACGTCCTGACTTCGATCGGCAGGCGGCCGCACGTCGTCCTGCTCGATCCGCAACTCCCGGGCAGGATCGGCATCGAGGACCTCTGCCGCAGGCTGACCGGCCCGGGTGTGCTGGTGCTGATCGACCACGAGGCGATCGCGGCGACCAGCCTGGCACTGGTCAAGCAGGCACCCCGGATCGGGCTGATCGCGACCGACTCGTCCACCGACCAGCTGGTGGAGGCGATCCGCGACGTCGCCAAGGGCCTGCCGGTGGTCGACGTCCGGCTCGCGGTGGCGGCGCTCAAGGCGGGTGACAATCCGCTCACCGACCGCGAGTGCGAGGTGCTCCGGCAGGTCACCACCGGCGCCACCGCGCAGGAGGTCGCCCGGACGCTCAGTCTGAGTGCCGGCACGGTCCGCAACTACCTGTCCCGGATCCTGTCCAAGACGGGGGCGCGCAGCCGGATCGAGGCGATCCGCAAGGCTCAGGACGCCGGCTGGATCTGA